A stretch of Gemmatimonas aurantiaca T-27 DNA encodes these proteins:
- a CDS encoding CHAT domain-containing protein has protein sequence MRALFLLLGAVCALSACRGDAPQRDLEGLSWGVPVAVSTGGGMACRRLVFADTTFGTGDDCGAPARTDDSAATRVLSAIAVALNAQAPSERQTDAAPEALDLVHTRALIDLWYGTRDDTVLTRAITTLRDVANGADGSAAMRSDLSAALLLRYRRTGDGMDLLSALDAAEHALITDPSLAAAAWNSAVASTWIGLPRTQKSVWERYERLSGRTRPAIDFGQNDYARDGKENARSGRWFDHAREYVWRVVVPDWGRAYLAGDQQGAARALAELDTIARHSTDPDRHHAPHAVQRVLQTARDTLAQRELAQGFVAYAEYWTEFYLSNFAKSDSALTRMYAAKAFATAFPAWVWYLKPLLAIQRGAPAEARLILDAEGARYGTAEYPWVKRRVAWLDALVKLTTREHAAARDVFIALEQECLATNDEECAVAAPAMRVGAESNLGDKRAAALAGLMAVRRASRQPLTGRTFSAFSQLQRGVELNRLPNAAAALNEELEFVAEHLQRPNNRLDVANRRAQEAVLRVAYASGESRKAAIDLAANATEHFSDLMAAHSPATQVSFINHIRLRRAEVALLRGTPAPDAVVRSLDSALAQERVVSNANRLTQIRQLHGRARLRAGDTVGAVLELDSALIEYGLRGPRDNTVFAEGRLIAMVGETRQHLAQALLQQGRASATLAVLTGLALADSVRYTRPAAQPHWLAVRQLGDSVLLFTHDASSGAAPSALRIRISPARTTALQPLIDRTDPGALTAMYDALVAPWRSARPDNPSSDTGATLLLDVQGLAARVPWPALRAGSPTGSARYLIEDYTLAIAPSGGPPRELPRLTPRQGAPRTLIIDAAPREGVARLPGAVREVSAVNRIWGANGRVVPTTSDVNLQQAMQGADIVHFAGHAIIDDVIPEQSALRIPTSTGDSLLRAAVLSQYKLPDVRLMILAACDTRVASVTPLSGLESLAGVLHRAGVANVIAAGWPVDDDATAVLMQRLHEALRAGLPPAAALRRVQLEMRRDPNPAHNAPSVWSAFQLLVRGE, from the coding sequence ATGCGAGCCCTCTTTCTTCTGCTCGGCGCAGTATGCGCGCTCTCAGCATGTCGGGGTGACGCGCCGCAGCGCGACCTCGAGGGACTGTCGTGGGGTGTGCCGGTGGCGGTGTCGACCGGTGGGGGCATGGCGTGCCGGCGCCTGGTATTTGCCGACACAACCTTCGGCACCGGCGATGACTGCGGCGCTCCCGCACGCACCGATGACTCGGCCGCGACCAGAGTGCTCTCGGCGATCGCCGTCGCGCTGAACGCCCAGGCGCCGTCGGAACGACAGACCGATGCGGCCCCTGAGGCGTTGGATCTGGTGCACACCCGCGCGTTGATCGACCTGTGGTACGGCACACGTGACGACACGGTACTGACACGGGCGATCACCACCTTGCGCGATGTGGCCAATGGCGCCGACGGCAGCGCGGCCATGCGCTCCGACCTGTCGGCAGCGCTGCTGCTCCGCTATCGCCGCACAGGGGATGGCATGGACCTGCTCTCGGCGCTCGATGCCGCCGAACATGCCTTGATCACGGACCCGTCGTTGGCCGCTGCTGCATGGAACAGCGCGGTCGCCTCGACATGGATTGGACTGCCTCGCACACAGAAGTCCGTGTGGGAACGCTACGAACGTCTGAGCGGCCGCACCCGCCCGGCGATCGATTTTGGTCAGAATGACTATGCGCGTGACGGCAAGGAGAACGCCCGCTCCGGCCGATGGTTCGATCACGCGCGTGAGTATGTATGGCGCGTCGTCGTTCCGGATTGGGGACGTGCCTATCTCGCAGGCGATCAGCAGGGTGCGGCGCGTGCGCTCGCCGAGCTCGATACCATTGCTCGCCATAGTACCGACCCTGATCGGCACCATGCGCCGCATGCTGTACAACGGGTCCTGCAGACGGCTCGCGACACCCTCGCACAGCGCGAGCTGGCGCAGGGTTTCGTGGCCTACGCCGAGTACTGGACGGAGTTTTACCTGTCCAACTTCGCCAAGAGTGATTCTGCACTGACCCGCATGTACGCGGCGAAGGCCTTCGCGACCGCGTTTCCGGCGTGGGTGTGGTATCTCAAGCCACTCCTGGCTATTCAGCGCGGCGCACCGGCAGAGGCGCGGCTGATTCTGGACGCCGAGGGCGCCCGGTACGGCACCGCCGAATACCCGTGGGTGAAACGACGGGTCGCCTGGTTGGATGCCCTGGTGAAACTCACCACGCGCGAACATGCCGCAGCACGTGACGTGTTCATCGCGCTCGAGCAGGAGTGTCTCGCGACCAACGACGAAGAATGTGCCGTGGCGGCGCCCGCGATGCGCGTCGGAGCGGAGAGCAACCTGGGAGACAAACGTGCCGCGGCACTCGCCGGGCTGATGGCCGTGCGTCGTGCGTCCCGCCAACCGCTGACAGGGCGGACCTTCAGCGCCTTCAGCCAACTGCAGCGTGGCGTTGAGCTCAATCGCCTGCCGAATGCCGCTGCGGCATTGAACGAAGAACTCGAGTTTGTGGCGGAACACCTGCAACGCCCGAACAACCGATTGGATGTGGCCAATCGCCGTGCGCAGGAAGCCGTGCTGCGTGTGGCGTATGCATCAGGGGAATCGCGGAAAGCCGCCATCGACCTCGCGGCCAACGCGACAGAACACTTTTCGGATCTGATGGCCGCCCATTCACCGGCTACGCAGGTCAGCTTTATCAATCATATCCGGTTGCGGCGTGCGGAGGTCGCGTTGCTTCGCGGAACACCTGCGCCTGACGCCGTCGTCCGTTCACTCGATTCGGCGCTGGCACAGGAGCGCGTCGTCTCCAACGCCAACCGCCTGACGCAGATCCGACAGTTACACGGGCGGGCGCGATTGCGCGCCGGCGATACCGTTGGTGCGGTGCTCGAGCTGGACAGTGCTCTGATCGAGTATGGCTTGCGCGGCCCACGGGACAATACCGTGTTTGCCGAAGGACGACTGATCGCCATGGTGGGCGAAACCCGTCAGCATCTGGCCCAGGCGCTCCTCCAGCAGGGACGCGCTTCGGCAACACTCGCCGTGCTGACGGGGCTCGCCCTTGCCGACTCCGTGCGCTACACCAGACCCGCGGCGCAGCCTCACTGGCTGGCCGTACGCCAACTGGGCGACTCGGTACTGTTGTTCACGCACGACGCATCGTCCGGTGCAGCTCCCAGTGCTTTGCGCATCCGAATCTCGCCGGCGCGAACGACCGCGCTGCAGCCACTCATCGATCGCACGGATCCGGGTGCCTTGACGGCCATGTACGACGCGTTGGTTGCACCGTGGCGCTCGGCACGGCCAGACAACCCGTCATCGGATACGGGCGCGACACTCCTGCTCGATGTGCAGGGCCTGGCCGCGCGCGTACCTTGGCCCGCCTTACGCGCTGGCTCACCGACCGGCAGCGCACGATACCTGATCGAAGACTACACATTGGCCATCGCGCCATCTGGCGGTCCGCCACGCGAGTTGCCACGACTCACACCTCGCCAGGGCGCTCCGCGCACACTGATCATCGACGCAGCACCGCGCGAGGGAGTGGCACGGCTCCCGGGCGCCGTGCGAGAAGTCTCCGCGGTGAACAGGATCTGGGGAGCAAACGGACGTGTGGTGCCCACCACCAGCGACGTCAATCTGCAGCAGGCCATGCAAGGGGCCGACATCGTGCACTTCGCGGGACATGCGATCATCGACGACGTGATCCCCGAACAATCCGCGCTGCGCATTCCCACATCGACGGGCGATTCACTGCTGCGTGCGGCCGTGCTGAGCCAGTACAAACTGCCCGATGTGCGACTGATGATCCTGGCCGCCTGCGACACACGCGTCGCAAGTGTTACGCCATTGAGTGGCCTGGAGTCTTTGGCGGGTGTGCTGCACCGAGCGGGAGTGGCCAATGTCATCGCGGCCGGTTGGCCAGTCGACGACGATGCCACAGCGGTCCTGATGCAACGCTTGCACGAGGCATTGCGTGCAGGGTTGCCTCCCGCGGCCGCGCTGCGGCGTGTACAACTGGAAATGCGGCGCGACCCCAACCCAGCGCACAACGCCCCTTCCGTATGGTCTGCCTTTCAGCTTTTGGTTCGAGGAGAGTAA
- a CDS encoding DUF1289 domain-containing protein, producing MTEGGEVMTGTAESPCIKVCRLDLEDRCYGCGRTRTEIARWSGMTLDERRAVNRRVGFHGHKREW from the coding sequence ATGACTGAGGGCGGAGAGGTGATGACGGGCACGGCCGAGTCGCCGTGCATCAAGGTGTGCCGGCTGGATCTCGAGGACCGGTGTTATGGTTGCGGGCGTACCCGCACGGAGATTGCGCGCTGGTCTGGGATGACCTTGGACGAGCGGCGCGCGGTGAACCGGCGTGTGGGGTTCCATGGGCACAAGCGGGAGTGGTAG
- a CDS encoding serpin family protein — MSNLLSRSALIGALLLAACSEGTGPGDAGNTPVDSLTALPRALTAVEREGIQANNSFALHLLRTTASSRSGNVLLSPLSVSFALGMTMNGAGGETLAEMNRTLGWGTRTRAETNVAYRDLRTMLPTLDNSTTIRIANGLWVRQPLVIDTGFLREAQTFFNAPAQSLRTSQIMYDSVNVWGNRHTDGMIPRVLQEPPREDLAMLLANAVYFSGTWRDKFDPAKTTPMPFTLASGTQVSHPMMQRAGDFNVYQNSQLMAAELLYGNAAYSMVVIAPASGTAAALAARLDSATYATIVQGLRKSDDRSMIFLPRFKVAGSLELSPELKAMGMPRAFTTAAEFPRLVNARTMLDFVQHSVALEVDERGSRAAAVTVVGVVPVSAPPSYQFNRPFVFFIRERLSGTILFTGVVNDPRQ; from the coding sequence ATGTCCAATTTGCTGTCCCGCAGTGCGCTCATCGGAGCGTTGCTGCTCGCTGCCTGCAGCGAAGGCACCGGACCAGGAGATGCCGGCAATACGCCGGTCGATTCGCTGACTGCGCTTCCACGCGCGCTCACCGCCGTGGAACGGGAAGGTATTCAGGCCAACAACAGCTTCGCGTTGCATCTGCTGCGCACGACGGCGTCGAGCCGATCGGGCAATGTGTTGCTGTCGCCGCTGAGTGTGTCGTTTGCGCTGGGCATGACGATGAACGGGGCCGGTGGCGAGACGTTGGCCGAGATGAACCGCACGTTGGGTTGGGGCACGCGTACGCGGGCCGAGACCAACGTGGCGTATCGCGACCTGCGCACCATGCTGCCCACGCTCGACAACTCGACCACCATTCGCATTGCGAACGGTCTGTGGGTGCGGCAGCCGCTGGTGATCGATACCGGCTTTTTGCGGGAGGCACAGACCTTCTTCAATGCGCCGGCGCAATCGTTGCGGACTTCGCAGATCATGTACGATTCGGTCAACGTGTGGGGCAACCGGCATACCGATGGCATGATCCCGCGTGTGTTGCAGGAACCGCCGCGGGAAGACCTGGCGATGCTGCTGGCGAACGCGGTGTACTTCTCCGGCACGTGGCGTGACAAGTTCGATCCAGCCAAGACCACACCCATGCCGTTCACCCTGGCATCGGGCACCCAGGTTTCGCATCCGATGATGCAGCGGGCTGGTGACTTCAATGTCTACCAGAACAGTCAGCTCATGGCGGCGGAACTGTTGTACGGCAACGCCGCCTACAGCATGGTGGTGATCGCGCCGGCGTCCGGCACGGCAGCCGCTCTGGCGGCGCGACTCGATTCTGCAACATACGCGACGATCGTCCAGGGCCTTCGCAAGTCGGATGACCGGTCGATGATCTTCCTGCCGCGTTTCAAGGTGGCAGGATCGCTCGAGCTTTCTCCGGAACTCAAGGCGATGGGCATGCCGCGCGCGTTTACGACGGCGGCGGAGTTTCCCCGTCTCGTGAATGCCCGGACTATGCTGGACTTCGTGCAGCACTCCGTGGCGCTCGAGGTGGACGAACGTGGGTCGCGCGCGGCGGCCGTGACCGTGGTGGGGGTTGTGCCCGTGTCGGCACCACCCAGCTACCAGTTCAATCGGCCGTTCGTGTTTTTCATTCGCGAACGTCTGAGCGGTACGATCCTGTTTACGGGAGTGGTGAACGACCCGCGGCAATAA
- a CDS encoding VOC family protein, with protein sequence MAFTRMIFPNLAVRDLPRTKAFFTALGFGYNAQFTDDNAACLVINEMASVMLLKEEFFKGFTTRPLSNPHAQTEVLLALSCESREEVDHLVNTALANGGSPAMPAQDLGFMYSWSFYDPEGHHWEVFYMNPDHVMPAA encoded by the coding sequence ATGGCCTTTACCCGTATGATTTTCCCCAACCTGGCGGTGCGTGACCTGCCCCGCACCAAGGCGTTCTTCACGGCGCTGGGGTTCGGTTACAACGCACAGTTCACCGACGACAACGCCGCCTGCCTCGTGATCAACGAGATGGCGTCGGTGATGTTGCTCAAGGAAGAGTTCTTCAAGGGTTTCACCACCCGCCCACTGAGCAATCCACATGCGCAGACCGAAGTGCTTCTCGCGCTCTCCTGCGAGAGCCGCGAGGAAGTGGATCACCTGGTGAACACGGCACTGGCCAACGGCGGCAGCCCGGCCATGCCGGCTCAGGACCTCGGCTTCATGTATAGCTGGAGCTTCTATGATCCCGAAGGACACCACTGGGAAGTGTTCTACATGAACCCCGACCATGTGATGCCCGCCGCCTGA
- a CDS encoding sigma-70 family RNA polymerase sigma factor, translated as MTDLDIYRPTLTGHCYRMLGSITDAEDAVQETMLRAWRARDRFDGRSALATWLHRIATNVCLDALADRAPRVLPTDEGPRGSLTSELRKQPRTHWLEPIPDLASMPADSDPHEDAVMRESIRLAFVAALQHLPPRQRAALLLTQVLNWSAAEVAESLDMSTAAVNSALQRARATLAERRAEQQLDRIVALSSRHATATRALSDEQQQLVDQFTDAFTAYDVPRLTALLRDDATLCMPPFDLWLEGHADISSWMLGPGAGCRGSKLVPTWASGAPAFAQYRDGGATPWALVVLELDGPRIAGMTYFLDVETLFPRFGLPMRLD; from the coding sequence ATGACCGATCTCGATATCTACCGCCCCACCCTCACGGGTCATTGCTACCGTATGCTCGGCTCCATCACCGATGCCGAGGACGCGGTACAGGAGACCATGTTGCGCGCCTGGCGCGCCCGCGACCGGTTTGACGGACGGTCGGCGCTGGCGACTTGGCTGCACCGTATCGCGACCAACGTGTGCCTCGACGCGCTGGCCGATCGTGCACCGCGTGTTTTGCCCACCGACGAAGGACCACGCGGCAGCCTGACGTCGGAGCTGCGAAAGCAACCCCGCACGCACTGGCTCGAGCCTATTCCCGACCTGGCCAGCATGCCGGCCGACAGTGATCCGCACGAAGATGCCGTCATGCGCGAGAGCATCCGGCTGGCCTTCGTGGCGGCCCTACAGCACCTGCCGCCCCGTCAGCGCGCCGCGTTGCTGCTCACACAGGTGCTCAACTGGTCGGCCGCGGAAGTGGCCGAATCACTCGATATGTCCACGGCCGCCGTGAACAGTGCGCTGCAGCGGGCACGCGCCACCCTGGCCGAACGCCGCGCCGAGCAGCAACTCGATCGTATCGTCGCGCTCTCGAGCCGCCATGCGACGGCAACACGGGCACTCAGTGACGAGCAGCAACAGTTGGTCGACCAGTTCACCGATGCATTCACGGCGTACGACGTGCCACGTCTCACCGCATTGCTGCGCGACGATGCAACACTCTGCATGCCGCCCTTCGATCTCTGGCTTGAAGGCCACGCCGACATCAGCAGTTGGATGCTGGGTCCGGGCGCGGGGTGCCGTGGGTCGAAGCTGGTCCCCACCTGGGCATCCGGCGCGCCGGCATTTGCCCAGTACCGCGACGGCGGCGCGACGCCCTGGGCGCTGGTGGTGCTCGAACTCGACGGTCCCCGCATTGCCGGCATGACCTACTTCCTGGACGTCGAGACCCTCTTTCCGCGGTTCGGCCTTCCCATGCGATTGGACTGA
- a CDS encoding metal-dependent hydrolase — protein sequence MDNVTHALAGMLLADATTSIVAQRTRVAVPDRFRRAAVVLGITAAELPDIDVLYAGTPLRMGPLGYLLHHRGHTHTIIWALIGGVLIWLAARWWYRRTQDPGEQHWFASHGATPLLVLALVGTLSHILLDFTNSYGVHPFWPLDDHWYYGDAVFIVEPWLWVVAIPALLWRPRATAGRVILALLLVVILAAAWRIGEVARPIAMTLTVFAAGWLLMQRLFANPVRTASGIAAWVMVTLVFFSASRSAHAAVAERVQRTQAPTTPGVAHAGTLNDLVLTPSAGDPTCWSAMAVTTDGMFYRLTTAVVAPFPSARTVDDCQRAYPGARLQGDPLEVLRTSTTLVPFDSSAAVRWRRTWSAARAEMVALADERCEFVGALRFMRTPVWAEDPDGTLTISDARYGVGSGFATVTLPGWPHDCTLRRAWVPPWTPPRSDMLFAD from the coding sequence GTGGACAACGTCACACACGCGCTGGCCGGCATGCTGCTGGCTGACGCCACTACGTCGATCGTGGCGCAGCGCACGCGCGTTGCCGTGCCGGACCGGTTCCGGCGAGCGGCCGTTGTGCTGGGCATCACGGCCGCCGAACTCCCTGATATCGATGTGCTCTACGCCGGTACGCCGTTGCGTATGGGGCCGCTGGGATATCTGCTGCATCATCGTGGCCACACCCACACCATCATCTGGGCGTTGATCGGCGGTGTGCTGATCTGGCTTGCCGCGCGATGGTGGTACCGGCGCACGCAGGATCCAGGCGAACAACACTGGTTTGCGTCGCATGGTGCCACACCATTGTTGGTGTTGGCACTGGTGGGCACGCTGTCGCACATCCTGCTGGATTTCACCAACAGCTATGGTGTGCATCCGTTCTGGCCGCTCGACGACCATTGGTACTATGGTGACGCCGTGTTCATCGTGGAGCCGTGGCTGTGGGTGGTGGCCATCCCAGCTCTGCTCTGGCGACCGCGTGCCACGGCCGGTCGGGTGATCCTGGCCCTGTTGTTGGTGGTCATTCTGGCCGCGGCATGGCGCATTGGCGAAGTGGCGCGTCCGATCGCCATGACGCTGACCGTCTTTGCCGCCGGGTGGCTGTTGATGCAGCGGCTGTTCGCCAATCCTGTGCGTACCGCATCGGGCATCGCGGCATGGGTCATGGTGACGCTCGTGTTTTTCTCGGCGTCGCGTTCGGCGCATGCCGCGGTGGCTGAACGGGTGCAGCGCACGCAGGCTCCGACCACACCGGGCGTGGCCCATGCAGGCACACTCAATGACCTGGTGTTGACCCCGTCAGCGGGCGATCCGACCTGTTGGTCAGCGATGGCCGTGACCACAGACGGCATGTTCTATCGCCTGACGACGGCCGTCGTGGCGCCGTTCCCGTCGGCGCGCACGGTAGACGATTGTCAGCGTGCCTATCCCGGCGCTCGTCTTCAGGGCGATCCGCTGGAGGTGCTGCGTACATCGACGACGCTTGTGCCTTTTGACTCCAGTGCTGCCGTGCGCTGGCGTCGCACCTGGTCGGCGGCGCGCGCCGAGATGGTGGCGCTGGCCGATGAACGCTGCGAGTTCGTGGGGGCGCTGCGATTCATGCGCACGCCGGTGTGGGCCGAAGATCCCGACGGCACTCTGACCATCTCGGATGCGCGCTATGGCGTGGGCAGCGGTTTTGCGACTGTGACGCTGCCGGGGTGGCCGCACGATTGCACACTCCGGCGGGCGTGGGTGCCGCCCTGGACCCCACCACGTAGCGACATGCTGTTCGCGGATTGA
- a CDS encoding putative quinol monooxygenase — protein sequence MYGLIGRMLSVDGQRDALLDLLLEGTGEMPGCVSYIVARDPKDPNGIWITEVWETQAHHMASLKLPAVQTTIAKARPIIAGFAERFETEPVLRS from the coding sequence ATGTATGGACTGATCGGCCGGATGTTGTCGGTGGACGGCCAGCGCGACGCCTTGCTGGACCTGCTGCTCGAAGGCACGGGCGAGATGCCGGGGTGCGTGAGCTACATCGTGGCCCGCGATCCCAAGGATCCCAACGGCATCTGGATCACCGAGGTATGGGAGACGCAGGCTCACCACATGGCATCACTCAAGCTGCCCGCGGTGCAGACCACGATTGCCAAGGCCCGCCCGATCATTGCGGGTTTTGCCGAGCGGTTTGAAACGGAGCCGGTGCTGCGGTCTTGA
- a CDS encoding serine hydrolase domain-containing protein encodes MLRSIATTLALLTVPGASVLAQSSVAPPARFADPERLARIQRTVPRIDSVMRAFMERNRVPGIAYGVVVDGRLLHVAAMGQREVPSRAAVDTSTVFRIASMTKSFTALAILQLRDAGKLALDDPAEKYVPELRTLKYPTSDAPRITVRHLLSHSAGFPEDNPWGDQQLDRTDAELGQMIRQGIPFSNVPGVAYEYSNYGFAILGRIVQNVSGQPYATYIRDKVLRPLGMTSTTMQSRDVPATRLAHGYRLQDGQWLEEPPLPDGSFGAMGGMLTSSADLSRWVGLMLSAWPARDGAESPVLKRSSLREMQQIWRYAGGSAVLQGGTLNLSAGGYGYGLRISQNCLFNHIVAHSGGLPGFGSQMRWLPEQGVGIVALGNLTYTGWGPPIDQALELLAGAGSLVARAAQPSPVLADMQAKATRLVQHWEQPLADSVAAMNLFRDEAAPRRAAEIARLVSAAGGNCRPEGAMWVENALRGVWKLRCASGALQVGITLAPTEPARIQQFTVMSIPPERQAVPGAVCRQQ; translated from the coding sequence GTGCTCCGTTCCATCGCGACCACGCTCGCGCTCCTCACCGTCCCCGGCGCCTCGGTGCTCGCGCAGTCGAGTGTGGCCCCGCCCGCCCGCTTCGCCGATCCCGAACGGCTCGCGCGCATCCAGCGCACGGTCCCACGCATCGACAGCGTCATGCGCGCGTTCATGGAGCGCAATCGTGTGCCGGGCATCGCCTATGGCGTCGTAGTCGACGGTCGACTGCTGCACGTGGCGGCGATGGGCCAGCGCGAAGTGCCCTCTCGGGCCGCCGTCGACACCAGTACGGTGTTCCGCATCGCGTCGATGACCAAGAGCTTCACGGCACTCGCCATCCTGCAGCTCCGCGATGCGGGCAAGCTGGCGCTCGACGACCCGGCCGAGAAGTACGTGCCCGAGCTGCGCACCCTCAAGTACCCCACATCCGATGCGCCGCGCATCACGGTGCGTCATCTGTTGTCGCATTCGGCGGGGTTTCCCGAGGACAATCCATGGGGCGACCAGCAGCTCGATCGCACCGACGCCGAACTGGGGCAGATGATCCGGCAGGGCATCCCGTTCTCCAACGTGCCCGGCGTCGCCTACGAATACTCGAACTACGGCTTCGCCATCCTCGGACGCATTGTGCAGAACGTGTCGGGACAACCCTACGCCACCTACATCCGCGACAAGGTGCTGCGCCCGCTGGGCATGACGTCCACCACCATGCAGTCGCGCGATGTACCGGCAACGCGCCTCGCCCATGGCTACCGCCTGCAGGATGGGCAATGGCTCGAAGAACCGCCGCTCCCCGACGGATCGTTCGGGGCCATGGGCGGCATGCTCACCTCGAGCGCGGATCTCAGCCGATGGGTGGGCCTCATGCTGAGCGCCTGGCCGGCGCGCGATGGCGCGGAGTCACCGGTGCTCAAGCGTTCCTCGCTGCGCGAAATGCAGCAGATCTGGCGGTACGCCGGTGGCAGCGCGGTCCTGCAGGGCGGCACACTCAATCTCTCGGCGGGCGGCTACGGTTACGGCCTGCGCATCTCGCAAAACTGCCTGTTCAATCACATCGTCGCGCACTCCGGCGGCCTGCCCGGGTTCGGATCACAGATGCGCTGGCTGCCCGAGCAGGGGGTGGGCATCGTGGCGCTGGGCAACCTTACCTACACCGGCTGGGGACCGCCCATCGACCAGGCGCTCGAGCTGCTCGCCGGAGCCGGCAGCCTGGTGGCGCGTGCGGCGCAGCCGTCGCCCGTGCTCGCCGACATGCAGGCCAAGGCCACCCGCCTGGTGCAGCACTGGGAGCAACCCCTGGCCGACAGTGTCGCGGCCATGAACCTCTTCCGTGATGAAGCGGCGCCGCGCCGCGCCGCGGAGATCGCACGGCTGGTCTCGGCCGCTGGCGGCAACTGCCGACCCGAAGGCGCCATGTGGGTGGAAAACGCGCTGCGCGGTGTGTGGAAGCTGCGCTGCGCCAGTGGCGCCCTGCAGGTGGGCATCACCCTCGCCCCCACCGAACCGGCGCGTATTCAGCAGTTCACCGTCATGAGCATTCCGCCAGAACGCCAGGCAGTACCAGGCGCTGTTTGCCGACAGCAATAA
- a CDS encoding methylated-DNA--[protein]-cysteine S-methyltransferase has translation MPNSRSSSSPAIRPAPSPEVAARMRHVAEYIASHADEPLPLARLARQADMSATHLQRTFTQVIGVSPKAYQSAQRLEQFKRRLREGDAVLDATFGAGYGSTSRVYEQVTGGLGMTPSAYRSGGAGESIVYAVRETGMGLLLMAATTRGVCLVEFGDSDAALVARLTDEFPRAQLEPAGDTARAPLDAWMAALDAHMVQGAPRPDLPLDVRGTAFQVKVWRFLMHVKPGEVVSYTELAAGIGHPRAVRAVGSACGANRLAVLIPCHRALRGDGSLGGYRWGLDRKRTLLDRERRSAAEHSSRSHAQSSGALADG, from the coding sequence ATGCCGAATTCACGCTCCTCCTCCTCGCCTGCGATCCGTCCCGCACCTTCGCCTGAAGTGGCGGCGCGGATGCGTCATGTGGCCGAATACATCGCCTCACATGCCGACGAGCCGCTGCCGCTGGCCCGCCTGGCCCGCCAAGCCGACATGAGTGCCACCCACCTGCAACGCACGTTCACGCAGGTGATTGGGGTGAGTCCCAAAGCGTACCAGTCGGCGCAGCGGCTCGAGCAATTCAAGCGTCGTTTGCGTGAAGGCGATGCCGTGCTCGATGCCACGTTTGGTGCGGGGTATGGCAGCACCAGCCGGGTGTATGAACAGGTGACGGGTGGGTTGGGCATGACGCCGTCGGCGTATCGCAGTGGCGGCGCGGGAGAATCCATCGTCTACGCGGTGCGCGAGACCGGGATGGGGCTGTTGCTCATGGCGGCCACGACACGCGGGGTCTGTCTCGTGGAGTTTGGCGACAGCGACGCCGCACTGGTGGCCCGATTGACCGACGAGTTTCCGCGCGCGCAGCTCGAACCGGCCGGTGATACCGCGCGTGCGCCGCTGGATGCGTGGATGGCTGCGCTCGACGCTCACATGGTGCAGGGAGCCCCGCGTCCGGATTTGCCACTGGATGTGCGGGGGACGGCGTTTCAGGTGAAGGTGTGGCGTTTTCTGATGCACGTGAAGCCGGGGGAAGTGGTGAGCTACACTGAGCTCGCAGCCGGCATCGGACATCCACGGGCCGTCCGGGCGGTGGGGAGTGCCTGCGGCGCCAATCGCCTGGCCGTGCTCATTCCGTGTCATCGGGCGTTGCGCGGTGATGGCTCACTCGGCGGGTACCGCTGGGGACTCGATCGCAAGCGGACACTGCTCGATCGTGAGCGCCGTTCGGCTGCCGAACACAGCAGCCGTAGCCATGCGCAATCCAGCGGCGCGCTCGCTGATGGGTAG
- a CDS encoding SixA phosphatase family protein — MRGTMQAVAHSADGERKTMTKVSMMSWKQADRVGAVTGSLRRAALLGVAMIGAVAVLPQVAQAQPSLVILVRHGEKQPTPANDPSLSEAGVARADALEKALAGATPGTIVVTATKRTQETAAAVVKRTGITPTVIALSGAHVKSVADAVMKASGVVLVVGHSNTVPAIVNALGGPKLPDLCDASYATMFVFQPARDGRAAQLVTSSYGTPDAPGASTCAPPSR, encoded by the coding sequence ATGCGCGGTACAATGCAGGCGGTGGCTCATTCTGCCGACGGAGAACGGAAGACGATGACGAAGGTGTCGATGATGTCGTGGAAACAAGCGGATCGCGTGGGCGCTGTGACCGGAAGCCTGAGGCGGGCCGCGCTGTTGGGTGTTGCCATGATCGGCGCGGTGGCTGTTTTGCCGCAGGTGGCGCAGGCACAGCCGTCGCTGGTCATTCTGGTGCGGCATGGCGAGAAGCAGCCGACGCCGGCCAACGATCCGTCGCTGAGCGAAGCCGGCGTGGCGCGTGCCGACGCGCTGGAAAAGGCGCTGGCCGGCGCGACACCGGGCACCATCGTGGTGACGGCCACCAAGCGCACGCAGGAAACGGCCGCCGCTGTGGTGAAGCGCACCGGCATCACACCCACTGTCATCGCCCTCTCCGGCGCCCATGTGAAGTCGGTGGCCGATGCCGTCATGAAAGCCAGCGGGGTGGTGCTGGTGGTGGGGCACAGCAATACCGTGCCGGCTATCGTGAACGCGCTGGGTGGTCCCAAGTTGCCCGATCTGTGCGACGCGAGTTATGCCACGATGTTCGTCTTTCAGCCCGCTCGGGACGGTCGTGCGGCGCAGCTCGTGACCAGTTCGTACGGCACGCCCGACGCTCCGGGCGCCTCAACCTGCGCGCCGCCGTCACGATGA